A stretch of DNA from Mucilaginibacter daejeonensis:
TGCATGCGGCCTTCTACCGCATAAGGCACGTTGTCGTTCCAAACAGGGTCATTAAGCGCGATCTTGTACGAACCGCAGCTGCCCATAATCAGCAGCACAGCCACCAACAAGGTAAAAGAGAGGATCTTCATAATAGTGATAAGTATGTAGTGTTGAACAAAAAGTTACGCACCGCAGCATATTTTTTGCGGTGAGTAGGCTATTGACCGCTAAACCAAAACAAGGTTTAAGTGTTAGGCTAACTAAATGATACAAATGAAAAGATTGGTAAGGGGCGCTGTTATTGCATCAGCACTGGGTTTAGTGGTCATGTGCGGATGTAAAGCACGTAAGGCTGGCAATGTGGCGGCCAACACACCGGTACCGGCCGCCAAAACAAGTACCGACTCCACCTCCACTACTCCTACCGCTAAGCTGGCTCCCTCTCCGGTACCTAACAACCGGCCTCAACCCAAACCGAACCCAATGCCGCCAGACCCTGAACGTTGATCGACCTCCGGGAACGATGAGATAGCCATCAAGCTATTCATGACCGGTCCATAATAATAACAAAGCCCCATCTTCTTTGGATGGGGCTTTGTCGTATCAATTAACATTAAAGGCTGACCGCTGATCAGTCGATGTGCTTGATGGATGATGCGCCTGATTTGTGGCTGTTGATCTCAGACGGGGCACCGCGATACTGGATCTCAGATGCACCGCTGGTATTGGTGGTTAGGCTTTGCAATACGTTGATCTTGCAATTCACGGCACCGGAGGTCTCAATTTTATAGCTTCCTACTACCAGATCGGTAGCGAATAATTTACCCGCCCCAGAAACCTTGACCTCGTGTGAAGCGGCCTGACCTTTAAGGTTCAACTCAGTAGCGCCGCTGGCTTTGGTCTTCAGCTTGGCTGCGTTGATGTCCATATCTACTTTACTTGCTCCAGAAAATTCGAGCGTAAGGTCTTTCACGTTGATCTTGCTGTTGGAATTCAATTCAACAGCGCCCGAACTTTTGACCTCCTTTAGGTTACGTACGCTTAGATCTATCACTACCGGGGCACGGTTGCATAGGTCCTTGCGGGTAAAGATGCGCAACTTGCTTCCGCTCACTTCGGTGCGGATGTATTTCATGAGGTTATCATCGGCAGTGACATTGAGGTTGCCAGTGCTGTCCTGTTTCAGGTTAACTGTGAACCCGCCTGAGATGTCTATTTTTTCGAAATTGCCGATCTGGCGTTTCTCGATGGTCTTATTACCTGAACCTTTAACACAACCGATATGGCATGATGATAAAGTGGTTGTTGCTAAGCTTGCGGCTATGACGAATGAGAGTATGATGCGAGTTTTCATGATTATAAATGCTATATGTAACTGTGACCACAGATCAGGTGATGAAGTTACACTAAAAATAGAAAAAGGTGTATCGACCTTACACCTTTTTGTGATCGCCTAAATTACAGGTGCTTGGACGATGGAAACGCAACGGAAAAGGCTTTTATTAATTACCGCTTGCATATTTAGTTGAGGCGGCGCCCATCAACATTTTGTGCCGTGTTAAGTAGTTAAAGCATCTTTTTAGTATTTTGCCCTTCCATACTACCACGGCGCATATGACCACCACTTACAGGCCATTTGGCTCATCTATATTCTTTGCATTTTTGATCGTTATTCTGAGCACCTCTTGCGGCAATTCGCCGCAAAGCAGCACCAAAGCCAGCGCTCCGCCTAAAAAGAAAGTATCGTTCAAGAACATTGAAGGCATCGCTTATACAGAGGTGCGCCGTCAGTACGACGATAGCCTCGGCTTTAATCAATATGGTTACCGTTTAGAACCAGAATGGCAGATCACGTTCTTGCCTAAAGACTCGATCCGAATATTTAGCCTGGTACTGCAAAAGTTCATTACCGAATCGGTCAAGATCGACCATGATTCGGTAGCTAACATTGCCCACTCGTGGATCAGGGTGAAGCAAATGTCGCGCGATAGCTTGTTGTTCCAGGTGCTGTATGTGAAGGACATGAAGATAGATGATGGTAAGGGTCAGATCTTTATGAAACTCTACAGCAATGACCTGATCAAGAACAAGCTGCATACCACTGCGGCCGAACTGCAAAAAGCACCACGGCGGGATAGCCTCTTCATCAAAAGGAAGGCCGACTCGAGCAGGATCGACCCGACCAAGGCGTTCGCCGCTTATCACCCTGCGGTGCTTTCACCCAAAACACCACAGGTACAGGTGACCAAAAAAACGGTCGAGAAAGCGGACGCATTGACCGACGTCACACTGGCCGATAACTACCTATCGCCAACCTATAAAGTGACCATCCAAAATGCCTATGCCGATTTCAATTACTACATGCAGGTGATAGTTGGTGCTGATGGTAAACTGCATTTTGTTAAACCCTTGATCGGGATGATGGAAGATGTAGAGCATCGCACCAAGATCATGAAGGGAATAGTTGACGGTTATTTGTCCACTTACCTTAACATCACTCCGGGTTCAACGCTCGGATATCCGCACGCCAGCATGGTGCTGATCAGGGTGATCGGTACTACCAAAAAATAAGCATACAAAACAGATCAACATTTTAGCCTACAGCCCATCAAAATTCGTATTAGCCATGGAAGAATACAAGACCGTTACCGATTCGCAAACCACACTTACCGAACTCATGATCCCCTCCTACTCGAACTTTGGAGGCAAGGTGCATGGTGGTATCATATTAGGACTAATGGACAAAGTGGCCTATGCGTGTGCGGCTAAGCATGCCGGCAACTATTGCGTGACGGTCTCCATTGATACGGTGAACTTTATGGCCCCGGTAGAGGTAGGCGAATTAGTATCACTATTGGCCTCGGTCAACTATGTGGGCCGTTCGTCTATGGTGATCGGTATCAGGGTACAAACCGAGAATGTGCGTACAAAAGAGGTCAAACATACCAATTCGAGCTATTTTACCATGGTCGCCATGGGTGATGACCATTCACCCGCACAGGTGCCAGGACTTATTTTACGTACGCAAGCCGAGGTACGCCGCTTTTTTGAGGCCTACCATCGTAAAGCATTGACCAAATATTATAACGAAGAACAGAAGCGCATCCACTCTTCATCCGAAGTGGAAGAAGCTATGAAGCTGATCAGCAAGGAACGCTGTAAGATAGAGCTCACTGAAAGTGAGAGTTGATCAAATAGACATTAAATCAAAAAAAGCGGCTTTAGGCCGCTTTTTTGATTTTGGTATAATATGTCAGGTATTATACTGCAGAAGACGTGGTTCCTCTGAACAAGCCCAATACTAATGATATGATGGCAAGTACGATCAGGATGTGGATCAATCCGCCAACTGAATAAGCAAATACACTAATAGCCCATCCGATTACGAGGATGACAGCTACGATATAAAGTAATGATCTCATGGTGATAGATGTTTGTTTGTTTACTTATCCATATGCAAAACCGTGCCAATAATTAAATTATAAAGAAATAAAAGTTATCAGCCAATTAAAACCTTTATAACCTGAAATTGTACGCGCATCGGCTCCCTCCGAGTAATACGCCTCTTGTATTTTGCTAACGGCAAACCATTTATATGGGCCGATGTTCTTTTCCGGGAAATGGCGCATCATCGCTGAGATGTCGATAAGTGGAGCATCGGCCGATGAAAGACCTTGAGGATAATTGTATGAAGATATTACTTACCGGTGCAACAGGCTACATTGGCCGCAGGCTATTACCTGTATTAGTAGAGAACGGGCATGAGGTATTATGCGTGGTACGTGACGAACAACGGTTCGATACCAGTCAATACCCGGCAGGACAAGTGACCACCGTAAAAGCCGACCTGATGGACACGGGTACGCTTGGTGCGCTGCCAAAAGATATCGACGCAGCTTATTACCTCGTTCACTCGATGAGTATGAGTACGGGTGACTTTAGCGAGACAGAAAAGACCTCAGCTCAAAACTTCATACAATACATGGATACCACATCGGCCAGGCAGCTGATCTACTTGGGCGGTATCACCAATGAGCAGCAGCTATCCAAGCATCTTTCGTCGCGCAAGGCCGTTGAAGACGAGTTACGTAAAGGAAAGGTCCCTGTGACCGCCCTGCGAGCGGGCATCATTGTGGGCTCAGGAAGTGCATCGTTCGAAATCATACGCGATCTGGTAGAAAAGTTGCCTGTAATGATCGCCCCGCGTTGGCTTAACACCCGATGCCAGCCGATATCCATTCGCAACGTGATCGAGTTCTTGTCGGGTGTTTTGGGACTGGAGGTCACCTATGGCCGGCACTTCGACATTTACGGGCCCGACACACTAACTTACAAGCAAATGCTGTTGCAATTTGCCGAAGTACGTAAGTTAAAGCGCCGGATATGGACGGTGCCTGTTATGACCCCACGCCTCTCCTCCTACTGGTTATACTTTGTTACGTCCACCTCCTACCCATTGGCCAAGAACCTGGTGGAGAGCATGAAGGTGGACGTGATCGGTAAAAAGAACGAACTGCCCGACAAGCTGAACATCTCGTTGATACCTTACAAAGAGGCGATCAAGATCGCTTTTGATAAGATCGAGCAGAACTTGGTATTGTCGAGCTGGAAGGATTCGGCCAATACAGACATATTTGCTAAAGGCCTGTCTGAACATATACAGATACCGCAATTCGGTGTGTTTACTGATAAGCAGAGCCAGCGCACCAGCGATCCAGGGAAGGCGTTGGAGCGCATATTTGCCATAGGAGGACGGAACGGCTGGTACTACGCCAATTGGCTTTGGGATTTCCGCGGCTTTTTTGATCGTGTGTTCGGTGGCGTAGGCCTAAGGCGTGGTCGGCGCAATGCGTCCGATGTATCACCTGGTGATGCTCTTGATTTTTGGCGTGTGATCTATGCAGACAAAAAAGAGAAACGGTTGCTGTTATATGCCGAGATGAAATTACCTGGTGAAGCATGGCTGGAATTCAAGATCGATAAGAACTCCTGCGTGCAGCAAACCGCCACCTTTAGGCCATTGGGTTTGTTAGGCCGATTGTACTGGTATGCGATGCTGCCCTTCCACTTTTTCATATTTAAGGGAATGCTCAACAAGATCGCGTCATAGGTTCGGCCGGATCGAACACTATCACTATATTTACTCAGGTGCTGTGGCCTATGGTAGCGCCACATCATCCTTTGTAAAATACGATCATTATGCTCGATATTGTGATAGAAGCCCGCAAGGCAGCCCTGAATGAAGCCGTTGCGGTAAAACGTATACTCCCCTTCAGATTACACCGCATGGTGGGCCCCTTCATTTTCATGGATCATGCAGGTCCGTTGGCGCCCGTTACGGCTCCGCCTTCATCGTTAGATGTGTTGCCCCATCCGCATATCGGACTTTCGACAGTAAGTTACCTGTTCGGCGGACAAGTGACGCACCGCGACAGCTTGGGCGTGGAGCAGATCATACGACCGGGTGAGGTGAACTGGATGACGGCTGGCAAG
This window harbors:
- a CDS encoding SDR family oxidoreductase; translated protein: MKILLTGATGYIGRRLLPVLVENGHEVLCVVRDEQRFDTSQYPAGQVTTVKADLMDTGTLGALPKDIDAAYYLVHSMSMSTGDFSETEKTSAQNFIQYMDTTSARQLIYLGGITNEQQLSKHLSSRKAVEDELRKGKVPVTALRAGIIVGSGSASFEIIRDLVEKLPVMIAPRWLNTRCQPISIRNVIEFLSGVLGLEVTYGRHFDIYGPDTLTYKQMLLQFAEVRKLKRRIWTVPVMTPRLSSYWLYFVTSTSYPLAKNLVESMKVDVIGKKNELPDKLNISLIPYKEAIKIAFDKIEQNLVLSSWKDSANTDIFAKGLSEHIQIPQFGVFTDKQSQRTSDPGKALERIFAIGGRNGWYYANWLWDFRGFFDRVFGGVGLRRGRRNASDVSPGDALDFWRVIYADKKEKRLLLYAEMKLPGEAWLEFKIDKNSCVQQTATFRPLGLLGRLYWYAMLPFHFFIFKGMLNKIAS
- a CDS encoding acyl-CoA thioesterase; translated protein: MEEYKTVTDSQTTLTELMIPSYSNFGGKVHGGIILGLMDKVAYACAAKHAGNYCVTVSIDTVNFMAPVEVGELVSLLASVNYVGRSSMVIGIRVQTENVRTKEVKHTNSSYFTMVAMGDDHSPAQVPGLILRTQAEVRRFFEAYHRKALTKYYNEEQKRIHSSSEVEEAMKLISKERCKIELTESES
- a CDS encoding head GIN domain-containing protein, giving the protein MKTRIILSFVIAASLATTTLSSCHIGCVKGSGNKTIEKRQIGNFEKIDISGGFTVNLKQDSTGNLNVTADDNLMKYIRTEVSGSKLRIFTRKDLCNRAPVVIDLSVRNLKEVKSSGAVELNSNSKINVKDLTLEFSGASKVDMDINAAKLKTKASGATELNLKGQAASHEVKVSGAGKLFATDLVVGSYKIETSGAVNCKINVLQSLTTNTSGASEIQYRGAPSEINSHKSGASSIKHID
- a CDS encoding lmo0937 family membrane protein; protein product: MRSLLYIVAVILVIGWAISVFAYSVGGLIHILIVLAIISLVLGLFRGTTSSAV